Proteins encoded together in one Pseudomonas arsenicoxydans window:
- a CDS encoding WecB/TagA/CpsF family glycosyltransferase: MIRLQIVRHYSPKLLDANQAYSFINFASIGSFFEQPPSTVAFFCDGMLMSTFISSVTGTTVGRVSFDFTSIADHVLGSAEQQGKRVYFVGARQAELDLFIDKIKTLYPGLAIAGYHHGYFNADQAEGIRADICRSQANILIVGLGAGLQEQFEQETLRAGFRGVAFTCGGFIRQEAMTTRNYYPAVINRLHLRAFYRMYREPHTIKRYLIDYPGNFLQLLAMIVQRKVAISVGE, translated from the coding sequence TCAGGCTGCAAATAGTCAGGCATTACTCACCGAAGTTACTGGACGCCAACCAGGCCTATTCCTTCATTAACTTTGCCTCCATCGGCAGTTTTTTCGAACAGCCTCCCAGCACCGTCGCTTTTTTTTGCGACGGCATGCTGATGTCGACATTCATTTCCAGCGTAACGGGCACGACGGTCGGACGGGTCAGCTTTGACTTCACCTCGATTGCCGATCATGTCCTGGGCAGCGCCGAGCAACAGGGCAAGCGCGTGTATTTCGTCGGCGCCCGGCAAGCTGAACTGGACCTGTTCATCGACAAGATCAAGACGCTCTACCCAGGACTGGCCATCGCCGGTTATCACCATGGCTACTTCAACGCAGACCAGGCCGAAGGCATCCGGGCCGACATCTGCCGCAGCCAGGCGAACATCCTGATCGTAGGCCTGGGGGCCGGGTTGCAAGAGCAGTTCGAGCAGGAAACGTTGCGCGCCGGTTTCAGGGGGGTCGCCTTTACCTGCGGCGGCTTCATCCGCCAGGAAGCGATGACTACGCGCAACTATTACCCGGCCGTGATCAATCGCCTGCACCTGCGCGCGTTTTATCGCATGTATCGCGAGCCTCATACGATCAAACGCTACCTCATCGACTATCCCGGCAATTTTCTGCAGCTGCTGGCGATGATCGTTCAGCGCAAAGTCGCAATCAGCGTTGGGGAATGA
- a CDS encoding glycosyltransferase has product MHILFILKDFKAGGGVERVQQRLSEQFLKDGQRVSFFVMNGDTPDTEGVQRHNSGGGGLLRSILRVRRLIRRAGVTHVISAKEQANLCTWFATLGSPCKVIYSRHAALDCTEQKTGPSSLRLLYALYLCGGGKVVTVSSALRQSMVDLLPWGQQRIRYCPNAVVTDQLLQASHAPPLAGLPNDYWLSLGRLVEPKGFHLLLDAYALALRSDALPDLVIAGDGPLLDALTTQAHQLGIAHRVHFTGFLANPYPLLRHARLFILSSVQEGMPTALIEALALGTPVLACDCETGPRELLDNGRLGQLVSVNDVPALANGMLQSLTSRGCVVPSAKMLDDALHPYTSRHAAQAYYQVWNQ; this is encoded by the coding sequence ATGCACATCCTGTTCATTCTCAAGGATTTCAAGGCAGGTGGCGGCGTCGAGCGCGTTCAGCAGCGATTGTCAGAGCAGTTTCTCAAGGACGGCCAGCGCGTGAGTTTTTTCGTCATGAACGGTGACACGCCAGACACCGAGGGGGTTCAACGTCACAACAGTGGCGGCGGCGGTCTGCTCAGGTCGATCCTGCGGGTGCGCCGGCTGATTCGTCGTGCGGGGGTCACGCATGTGATTTCCGCCAAGGAGCAAGCGAACCTCTGCACCTGGTTCGCCACCTTGGGCAGTCCCTGCAAAGTTATCTATAGCCGCCACGCCGCACTGGATTGCACTGAACAGAAAACCGGTCCCTCAAGCCTGCGCCTGCTCTATGCGTTGTACCTGTGCGGCGGTGGCAAGGTGGTAACGGTCTCCAGTGCTCTGCGCCAGTCGATGGTCGATTTGCTCCCCTGGGGCCAGCAGCGAATCCGTTATTGCCCCAATGCCGTGGTCACCGATCAACTGCTCCAGGCCTCTCATGCGCCGCCGCTTGCCGGCCTGCCCAACGATTACTGGTTGAGCCTGGGCCGTCTGGTGGAACCCAAAGGTTTCCACCTGTTGCTCGATGCCTATGCCCTGGCGTTGCGCAGCGACGCACTGCCGGATCTGGTGATTGCCGGCGACGGTCCGTTGCTCGACGCGCTGACCACCCAGGCCCACCAACTGGGGATAGCCCATCGGGTGCATTTCACCGGTTTCCTGGCAAACCCCTATCCGCTGCTGCGGCATGCGCGATTGTTCATCCTCAGCTCCGTGCAGGAAGGCATGCCAACCGCACTGATCGAGGCCCTGGCACTGGGCACGCCCGTACTGGCGTGCGACTGCGAGACCGGCCCCCGAGAGCTGCTGGACAACGGCCGACTCGGGCAACTGGTCAGCGTCAACGACGTACCGGCGCTGGCCAATGGAATGCTGCAAAGCCTGACGTCACGGGGTTGCGTTGTGCCAAGCGCAAAGATGCTCGATGACGCCCTCCATCCTTACACCAGCCGGCACGCCGCGCAGGCTTATTACCAGGTATGGAACCAATGA
- a CDS encoding glycosyltransferase, with protein sequence MKKLLIILHDLSAGGAEKMMARLASALVDAGNDVTLVMLTGGGLHAKNLDPRVKKVELRSPRTARAVPALTRFLRANRFDAQLAALTHVNVVAIVAAWLSGTLARLHVSERNAFSHDKHVNPDLMVRLAYRVAPLLYRLIPNPVICVSRGVAQDLVNTTIARRQDVTIADNPVLDDNFRDKLPGPPSHPWLLEKSSPVLVAVGRLAPQKGFDTLIAALAALADPNVRLIIFGEGALRDRLLEQARRLDVDDRVDLPGYTPDPMAEVAAASCFVLSSRFEGSPNVLVEALSTGTPVVSTRCPHGPQDILIGGLVAPLVAVDDPIALARAIDLQLSIPRDLQRQSRIDAAARFMNASAVETYLAALLPRPSP encoded by the coding sequence ATGAAAAAGTTGCTGATTATCCTGCATGACTTGAGTGCAGGCGGGGCTGAAAAAATGATGGCGCGCCTCGCCAGTGCCCTGGTGGACGCAGGCAATGACGTGACATTGGTGATGCTCACCGGGGGAGGCCTGCATGCGAAGAACCTTGATCCACGGGTAAAAAAAGTCGAATTGCGCAGCCCACGCACCGCGCGTGCGGTACCGGCACTCACACGATTTTTGCGCGCCAATCGCTTCGACGCGCAACTGGCGGCCCTCACCCACGTCAACGTGGTGGCCATCGTCGCGGCCTGGTTGTCCGGGACGCTGGCACGGCTGCACGTCAGCGAGCGCAACGCGTTTTCCCATGACAAGCACGTCAACCCCGACCTCATGGTGCGACTGGCGTACCGGGTGGCGCCGCTGCTCTACCGGCTGATTCCAAACCCGGTGATCTGCGTCTCGCGAGGCGTCGCCCAGGATCTGGTCAACACCACCATCGCGCGACGCCAGGACGTGACCATTGCCGACAACCCGGTCCTGGACGATAACTTTCGCGACAAGCTGCCGGGGCCGCCGAGTCACCCCTGGCTCCTGGAAAAATCCAGCCCGGTGCTGGTCGCCGTCGGGCGACTGGCTCCACAAAAAGGTTTCGATACCTTGATCGCTGCCTTGGCGGCACTGGCGGATCCCAACGTGCGCCTGATCATTTTTGGCGAAGGCGCCCTCAGGGACAGGTTGCTTGAGCAGGCACGCAGGCTGGACGTGGATGATCGCGTCGACCTGCCGGGCTATACCCCTGATCCCATGGCGGAAGTGGCCGCGGCCAGTTGCTTTGTGCTGTCGTCGCGTTTCGAGGGCAGTCCCAACGTGCTGGTCGAGGCGTTGTCCACCGGCACGCCGGTGGTGTCGACCCGCTGCCCCCATGGCCCGCAAGACATTCTCATTGGAGGCCTGGTCGCACCGCTCGTGGCCGTCGACGACCCGATCGCGCTCGCGCGGGCCATTGACCTGCAACTGTCGATACCACGGGATCTGCAACGTCAATCGCGCATCGATGCCGCTGCGCGCTTCATGAATGCCAGCGCGGTAGAAACTTACCTCGCCGCGTTGCTGCCCAGGCCATCGCCATGA
- a CDS encoding O-antigen ligase family protein produces the protein MNTLQIRYSTLRDAFTLFGVLFYIQMITFVLGLGSGSSLDDFDKDLEGNVVNQVCGLITLLVPLFFFIRNKVFLSKTFYRSNFFLLVFLLCVIASIGWSQDPMLSLKRFIAMLSVVFFAGFIAYNYSLEKITFMLGCAIGVAALIGLILALVMPSAAFISGGIRDGAFKGIFTEKNAGARLNAIAILLLLPMIRQRNRWALFCAFFSFIAILLAQSATGVVLIIAGTVSYSYFLTLIRLRIHRSRLAFLGCTLLYLLVCLLLYDYSAVLLELAGRDPSLTDRTMIWELLGPFVDNHFLKGYGFGAFWSSLDADEFITRWGYIGNAHSGYVETLLNGGIIQLTALTLLLAEALFKQYRAVIGNQSARFRASALVIIGLFVVTNYVAYVIPNYRSAEFLVFCTLALSFKRHSVQRPFAAVTSAPRAESVSPDAVAQSFRKEKHPC, from the coding sequence ATGAACACACTGCAGATCAGATATTCCACGTTGCGCGACGCCTTCACCTTGTTCGGCGTGCTGTTCTACATCCAGATGATCACGTTTGTTCTCGGGCTGGGCAGCGGCTCCAGCCTCGACGACTTCGATAAAGACCTCGAAGGCAACGTTGTCAACCAAGTGTGTGGCCTCATCACGCTATTGGTGCCGTTGTTCTTTTTCATCCGCAACAAGGTGTTCCTCAGCAAGACCTTCTACCGCAGCAACTTCTTTCTGCTGGTGTTCTTGCTCTGCGTCATCGCATCGATCGGCTGGTCCCAGGACCCGATGCTGAGTCTCAAGCGATTTATCGCGATGCTCAGCGTGGTGTTTTTTGCCGGGTTCATCGCCTACAACTACAGCCTAGAAAAAATTACCTTCATGCTCGGCTGTGCCATCGGCGTGGCGGCCTTGATCGGTTTGATACTGGCGTTGGTCATGCCCAGTGCCGCGTTTATTTCCGGAGGCATCCGCGACGGCGCATTCAAGGGGATATTCACGGAAAAAAACGCCGGCGCGCGACTCAACGCGATCGCCATCCTGCTGTTGCTGCCGATGATTCGACAGCGCAATCGCTGGGCGCTGTTCTGCGCGTTCTTTTCCTTTATCGCCATTTTGCTCGCCCAATCGGCCACGGGGGTGGTGCTGATCATTGCCGGGACGGTCAGCTATAGCTACTTCCTGACGTTGATCCGTTTGCGCATCCATCGCTCCAGGCTGGCGTTCCTCGGTTGCACCCTGCTCTACCTGTTGGTGTGTTTGCTTCTCTACGACTACTCCGCGGTGTTGCTGGAACTGGCCGGACGCGACCCGTCACTCACCGATCGCACCATGATCTGGGAACTGCTCGGCCCCTTTGTCGACAATCATTTCCTCAAGGGCTACGGCTTTGGCGCGTTCTGGTCCAGCCTCGATGCCGACGAATTCATCACCCGCTGGGGCTACATCGGCAACGCTCACAGCGGTTATGTAGAAACCCTGCTCAATGGCGGCATCATTCAACTGACAGCGTTGACACTGTTGCTGGCAGAGGCGCTGTTCAAGCAGTACCGGGCCGTGATAGGCAACCAGTCCGCTCGATTTCGCGCCAGCGCGCTGGTGATCATCGGCTTGTTCGTCGTCACCAATTACGTGGCCTACGTCATTCCCAACTATCGCTCAGCCGAGTTTCTGGTGTTTTGCACGCTGGCACTGTCCTTCAAACGTCACTCCGTGCAGCGCCCTTTTGCGGCGGTAACGTCCGCCCCTCGCGCTGAAAGCGTGTCTCCCGACGCAGTAGCCCAGAGCTTTCGCAAGGAGAAACACCCATGCTGA
- a CDS encoding glycosyltransferase family 2 protein, with product MLNEAAGAPGSVCVVIPMYNAAGSIRKTLDSLKEQTRMPDHVIVIDDGSSDEGPQIVEHYVAPFPLTLLRQANEGPASARNKGVFSARETFIAFLDADDQWHPQKLEKQLALYAQLTRDGHKVGLIDCYQMSEFSDGTRQLEDRCKAGHHFADFIHENVINGTSGVLVVREVVTALGGFDQSLRYAEDRLLWTRIAEHWEIHTVPQILHRRGVNSGNITAQPQKYYPHKVKFIELYLDRYGARLSEQQRIHFVLANHADFLNAFSRRGEHVQVIQVFQRMLEHSWKAMFFFNGKPTLRYLYALAKTFGRTS from the coding sequence ATGCTGAATGAAGCCGCCGGCGCCCCCGGCTCGGTGTGCGTAGTCATTCCGATGTACAACGCTGCCGGTAGCATCCGAAAGACGCTCGACTCGCTGAAAGAACAAACACGCATGCCCGATCATGTCATCGTCATCGACGATGGCTCCAGTGATGAAGGGCCGCAGATTGTCGAGCACTACGTCGCGCCCTTTCCCTTGACCCTGCTGCGCCAGGCCAACGAAGGTCCGGCCAGTGCCCGCAATAAAGGCGTGTTCAGCGCCCGGGAAACGTTTATTGCCTTTCTCGATGCCGATGACCAATGGCATCCACAAAAACTGGAAAAGCAACTGGCGCTTTATGCACAGCTGACGCGCGACGGGCACAAGGTCGGGCTCATCGATTGCTACCAGATGAGCGAATTCAGTGACGGCACGCGCCAGTTGGAGGACCGCTGCAAAGCAGGTCATCATTTTGCCGATTTCATCCACGAAAACGTGATCAACGGTACCTCCGGCGTGCTAGTGGTACGCGAGGTGGTGACGGCTCTCGGCGGCTTCGACCAGTCCCTGCGCTATGCCGAAGATCGCTTGCTGTGGACCCGGATCGCCGAACACTGGGAGATCCACACAGTGCCGCAGATCCTGCATCGGCGTGGCGTCAACAGCGGCAACATTACTGCACAACCTCAAAAGTACTATCCGCACAAAGTCAAATTCATCGAGCTGTACCTTGACCGTTACGGCGCCCGGCTGAGCGAGCAACAACGCATCCATTTCGTGCTGGCCAATCATGCCGATTTCCTCAACGCATTCTCCCGACGCGGTGAACACGTACAGGTCATCCAGGTGTTCCAGCGGATGCTCGAGCATTCCTGGAAGGCGATGTTTTTCTTCAACGGCAAACCGACCCTGCGTTACCTCTACGCCTTGGCAAAAACGTTTGGCAGGACGTCCTGA
- a CDS encoding oligosaccharide flippase family protein, translated as MANHRLVTLIWIFTEKLGLIVLSMITFVVYARLLSPEELGVGTVIIASVELIGMIYSSVLEDPLVRLERLEDKHISTAFWAAVLASLVSIVVISLAVIVYSPSPVLRWMVAVASVKILFTMMARVYVAQMRRSSNFRMLASRTLLGKVLGGAGGIAVALWGLGAWAVIAQALLMELVSIIVLMLGDRRRIAFHIDGAVLRDLLKSGFPVAINALSSQALQRGVNVVLGMTAGTHAVGMFNMAMRIIDLPRSAIYNGLMSYALPVFARRSNEPSRLLGIIGDSTAVSGFLLTPLFIGIALTASDLILLIFGAKWAEAIPMLQVLACTAAIGNTAMFATTALVAVNRSHLTIKAEVATTVLALALVYSFGSAYGGMAAALALLARMLLITPLQIRGLNTAIGYGWRRFFDSNYRSVIASLVMAATVAWVSRQWSFQGYLHLICNIGIGALTYAVAYSVLHPRWPQEFKTVFTAH; from the coding sequence ATGGCCAATCATCGTCTGGTGACATTGATCTGGATCTTCACCGAGAAACTCGGCCTGATTGTCCTGTCCATGATCACGTTCGTTGTCTACGCCCGGCTACTGTCACCGGAAGAACTGGGGGTGGGCACCGTGATCATCGCGAGTGTCGAGTTGATCGGCATGATCTACTCCTCGGTGCTGGAAGACCCGCTGGTACGGCTTGAGCGCCTGGAAGACAAACACATCTCCACGGCATTTTGGGCGGCGGTGCTGGCGAGCCTGGTGTCGATTGTCGTGATCTCGCTCGCGGTGATCGTGTATTCACCCTCCCCGGTACTGCGCTGGATGGTGGCGGTGGCCTCGGTGAAGATTCTGTTCACCATGATGGCGAGGGTCTACGTGGCGCAGATGCGCCGTAGCAGCAACTTCAGGATGCTGGCGTCGCGCACATTACTGGGCAAGGTGTTGGGCGGTGCCGGCGGCATTGCGGTGGCGCTCTGGGGCCTGGGGGCGTGGGCGGTGATTGCCCAGGCACTGCTCATGGAACTGGTTTCCATCATCGTGTTGATGCTCGGCGACCGGCGCCGTATCGCTTTTCATATTGACGGCGCGGTGCTGCGCGACCTGCTCAAATCCGGTTTCCCGGTGGCGATCAACGCGCTGAGTTCGCAAGCGTTGCAGCGCGGGGTCAATGTGGTGCTTGGCATGACCGCCGGCACCCATGCCGTGGGCATGTTCAACATGGCGATGCGGATCATCGATCTTCCGCGTAGCGCGATCTATAACGGCTTGATGAGCTATGCGCTGCCGGTGTTCGCCCGGCGCAGCAACGAGCCGTCGCGACTGCTGGGGATCATCGGCGACTCGACGGCGGTCAGTGGCTTTCTGTTGACCCCTCTGTTCATCGGTATCGCGCTCACGGCAAGCGACCTCATCCTGTTGATCTTCGGCGCCAAGTGGGCCGAGGCCATTCCAATGCTGCAAGTGCTGGCCTGTACCGCGGCCATCGGCAATACGGCGATGTTCGCCACCACTGCGCTGGTGGCGGTCAATCGCAGCCACCTCACGATCAAGGCCGAAGTCGCCACCACGGTTCTGGCGCTGGCGCTGGTCTACAGCTTCGGCAGCGCCTATGGCGGCATGGCCGCCGCGCTGGCACTGCTGGCGCGAATGCTGCTCATCACACCGCTGCAAATTCGCGGGTTGAACACGGCCATCGGTTACGGCTGGCGGCGCTTCTTCGACTCCAACTACCGCAGCGTGATCGCCTCGCTGGTCATGGCCGCGACGGTGGCCTGGGTATCGAGGCAATGGAGTTTCCAAGGCTATCTGCACCTGATCTGCAACATCGGCATCGGCGCTCTGACCTATGCCGTGGCCTATAGCGTGTTGCACCCGCGCTGGCCGCAAGAATTCAAAACGGTCTTCACCGCACACTGA
- the galE gene encoding UDP-glucose 4-epimerase GalE, translating to MRKTTLITGGAGYIGSHTAVALINAGHSVLVLDNLCNSCRECIARLELLTHTRVDFINGDIGDSILLDKIFSRYDIDAVVHFASLKSVEESIRKPLDYYANNVSGTLNLCRAMARHEVFNLVFSSSATVYGDPVKTPIPEDIGTGKPVNPYGRTKLMIEELLTDVCYADPRWSIGLLRYFNPIGAHESGMIGEDPSGRPNNLLPCLTQVAIGRIPELTVYGCDYPTVDGTCVRDYIHVVDLAHGHLKALEVLHEKGGINAWNLGTGVGYSVLQIIQSFEDITGISIPYRFAPRRVGDIAKCWADPRKAGRELGWTAQRDLEQMIVDTWRWQSRNPQGYRSPCVIPFLMTVK from the coding sequence ATGCGCAAAACTACGCTGATCACTGGCGGGGCCGGCTACATCGGCTCCCATACGGCCGTGGCACTCATCAACGCCGGGCATAGCGTGCTGGTGCTCGACAACCTGTGCAACAGCTGTCGAGAATGCATCGCTCGCCTTGAATTGCTGACCCATACCCGAGTCGATTTCATCAATGGCGATATTGGCGACTCGATCTTGCTCGACAAGATTTTCAGCCGCTACGACATTGATGCGGTGGTGCATTTTGCGAGCCTCAAATCCGTGGAAGAAAGCATTCGCAAACCGCTGGACTACTACGCCAACAATGTCTCCGGCACGTTGAACCTCTGCCGGGCGATGGCCAGGCATGAGGTGTTCAACCTGGTGTTCAGCTCCTCGGCGACGGTGTATGGCGACCCCGTGAAAACCCCGATCCCGGAAGACATCGGTACCGGAAAACCGGTCAATCCCTATGGCCGCACCAAGCTCATGATCGAGGAGTTGCTCACCGACGTTTGCTACGCCGATCCGCGCTGGAGCATTGGGCTGCTGCGTTACTTCAATCCGATTGGTGCACATGAAAGCGGGATGATCGGCGAAGACCCCAGCGGCCGCCCGAACAACCTGTTGCCGTGCCTGACGCAGGTGGCGATTGGACGGATTCCCGAGCTCACGGTGTACGGCTGCGACTATCCAACGGTGGATGGGACCTGTGTGCGCGATTACATTCATGTGGTCGACCTTGCCCACGGCCACCTCAAGGCGCTCGAGGTGTTGCATGAAAAAGGCGGCATCAACGCCTGGAACCTCGGCACCGGCGTTGGCTATAGCGTGTTGCAGATCATCCAGAGTTTCGAAGACATTACCGGCATCAGCATCCCCTACCGTTTCGCCCCGCGCCGCGTCGGCGATATCGCCAAATGCTGGGCCGATCCTCGCAAGGCAGGACGCGAGCTGGGCTGGACTGCACAACGCGACCTGGAACAGATGATTGTCGATACCTGGCGATGGCAGTCGCGCAATCCGCAGGGGTATCGGTCGCCCTGTGTCATACCGTTCTTGATGACGGTGAAATAA
- a CDS encoding family 16 glycosylhydrolase has product MLRVRAGLLLGLLWCALACSAAQVPSRPPATGLVLWLDADDASSMTVDGQNRVQHWRDKSGQVNDATADDSAKGPQRVANALNGHSIVQFSGTSAFLGKTIRSEKGPVTVLIVSLRPPEQTNVGPWQRLFSSRPHTASNDNVLPNFAISLEQDTAYAPTISVLELYDVPIGPYAVGRNAIGTADNFRGDIAEVLVYDRPFASLAQRQQAFQYLAHKWSVAVPQQADTWTRVGPLGPLPSQTHANLPLSDQANTGQWTLDTQLSDDFNGKTLDPTRWHVNNAIGNESLGRKPALFKPDNASVENGHLNIVFRKETLPQKYVQLGFKDYSSAMVRTNERGFYGYYEARAKPMNSAGSSAFWLAWTGMTDNATEIDIFEIGGKTKNAAFDRLYNMNAHLWATPQSTEHIANGSTWVAPWRLANAFHVYGFDWQPDTLRWYVDGVLVRESTNTHFFFPMQIVFDSEAVWDWFGVVDDADLPSTFSVDYVKVWQRSR; this is encoded by the coding sequence ATGCTGAGGGTCAGGGCCGGTCTGCTGCTGGGGCTATTGTGGTGTGCGCTGGCCTGCTCTGCCGCGCAGGTACCCTCCCGTCCACCGGCGACCGGGCTGGTGCTGTGGCTCGACGCGGACGACGCATCGAGCATGACAGTCGACGGGCAGAACCGTGTGCAGCACTGGCGCGACAAGTCCGGCCAGGTCAATGACGCCACGGCAGACGATTCCGCCAAGGGGCCGCAGCGGGTGGCAAACGCCCTGAACGGCCATTCGATAGTGCAGTTCAGTGGCACTTCGGCGTTTCTTGGCAAAACCATCCGCAGTGAAAAAGGGCCGGTGACGGTATTGATCGTGTCGCTTCGGCCGCCCGAACAGACCAACGTCGGTCCCTGGCAACGGCTGTTCAGCTCTCGGCCACACACCGCCAGCAACGATAACGTGTTGCCGAATTTCGCCATCAGCCTGGAACAGGACACCGCGTATGCGCCGACCATTTCTGTTCTGGAGCTTTACGATGTGCCGATTGGCCCCTATGCCGTCGGGCGCAACGCCATCGGCACCGCCGACAACTTTCGCGGCGACATCGCCGAAGTACTCGTCTACGACCGGCCGTTTGCCTCTCTTGCGCAGCGCCAGCAAGCCTTTCAGTACCTGGCACACAAGTGGTCCGTTGCCGTCCCGCAACAAGCCGACACCTGGACCCGGGTCGGGCCGCTGGGCCCATTGCCAAGCCAGACCCACGCCAACCTGCCGCTGTCCGATCAAGCCAATACCGGCCAGTGGACGCTCGACACCCAGCTGTCCGACGACTTCAACGGCAAAACCCTCGACCCCACGCGCTGGCACGTCAACAATGCCATCGGCAACGAGTCGCTGGGACGCAAACCGGCGCTGTTCAAACCGGACAATGCCAGCGTCGAAAACGGCCACCTGAACATCGTCTTTCGCAAGGAAACCTTGCCGCAGAAGTACGTCCAGCTGGGTTTCAAGGATTACAGTTCGGCAATGGTGCGCACGAATGAGCGCGGTTTCTATGGCTACTACGAAGCCCGCGCCAAACCTATGAACTCGGCAGGCTCCAGCGCCTTCTGGCTGGCGTGGACGGGCATGACCGACAACGCCACCGAAATCGACATCTTCGAAATCGGCGGCAAAACCAAAAACGCCGCCTTCGACCGTCTGTACAACATGAACGCCCACCTGTGGGCTACGCCGCAAAGCACCGAACATATCGCCAACGGCAGCACCTGGGTCGCGCCCTGGCGTCTGGCGAACGCCTTTCATGTCTACGGCTTCGACTGGCAGCCCGACACCTTGCGCTGGTACGTCGATGGCGTGCTGGTGCGGGAGTCGACGAACACCCACTTCTTCTTCCCGATGCAGATTGTCTTTGACAGTGAGGCTGTGTGGGATTGGTTCGGCGTGGTTGACGATGCCGACCTGCCCTCAACGTTCAGCGTCGATTACGTCAAGGTCTGGCAACGCAGTCGATAA
- a CDS encoding helix-turn-helix transcriptional regulator, producing MLEGLGRTQQDLLNALLHHAGGMSIDELADQLAVTRTAIRQHLAALERDGLVLRGETRPTGRRPEQLYRLTEHGKEQFPRQYQMLASVLIDEVADIIGPDALKTLMRSMGRKLALDREHQVVDEARIVQHMNQAGYEAEVFFRASDTPEIVAHNCVFHRLAAAHPVVCELDLALIGALGGADVDHTECMVRGGNVCRFKLRPQADADRPEGEHPVESDPDITSGQR from the coding sequence ATGCTTGAAGGATTGGGCCGAACACAGCAGGACTTGCTCAATGCGTTGCTGCATCATGCCGGCGGCATGAGCATTGATGAGCTGGCTGACCAACTGGCGGTCACACGCACTGCGATTCGCCAGCATCTGGCGGCGCTGGAGCGTGACGGCCTGGTGCTGCGTGGCGAAACCAGGCCGACGGGTCGGCGTCCCGAGCAGTTGTATCGGCTCACCGAGCATGGGAAGGAGCAGTTCCCGCGCCAATACCAGATGCTCGCCAGTGTGCTGATCGACGAAGTGGCCGACATCATCGGCCCCGATGCCCTGAAGACGCTGATGCGCAGCATGGGCCGCAAACTGGCGCTGGACCGCGAGCATCAAGTCGTCGATGAAGCCCGGATCGTGCAGCACATGAACCAGGCGGGATACGAAGCCGAGGTGTTCTTTCGCGCCTCGGACACCCCGGAAATCGTCGCCCACAACTGCGTGTTCCACCGTCTGGCCGCGGCGCATCCGGTGGTCTGCGAACTGGACCTGGCCTTGATCGGGGCGTTGGGTGGCGCTGATGTCGACCACACCGAATGCATGGTCAGGGGCGGCAACGTTTGCCGTTTCAAACTTCGCCCCCAGGCTGACGCGGATCGACCTGAGGGCGAACACCCGGTTGAATCAGACCCTGACATTACGTCCGGGCAGCGATGA